Proteins encoded within one genomic window of Microbacterium sp. LKL04:
- a CDS encoding UDP-N-acetylmuramoyl-tripeptide--D-alanyl-D-alanine ligase, with product MIRMTLAEVTHAIGGTLHLHGTDTPETVVAGTVDTDSREMEPGSVFVAKPGDVTDGHLFVDVAAEAGATLAIVERHVETAISQIVVADAVAALGALAREVVARVRAAGDLRVVGITGSNGKTTTKNLLARILEVEGPTVAPRASFNNEVGAPVTMLRVTDDTRFLVSELGASRPGRIAELAGLITPDIGVVLMVGLAHAGGFGGVEATQRAKTELVQALRPGGTAVLNADDARVAAMAAAAQERGADVRWFGRGTAADVRADDVEVTASGTTATVHVDGRRLPLHLKVLGEHHVMNALAAITVAQLLGVDPADAIARIGTVEIAERWRMQPLGGDRVRIINDAYNASPDSMAAALRTVAQIAEPGQRKVAVLGAMTELGEQAGEEHDRIGLQAVRLRYERIVVIGTAARRLYLAAISEGSWDGEAVFFETADEAYDYLTAELRDGDRVLVKSSNSAGLRFLGDRLGEFFS from the coding sequence ATGATCCGGATGACGCTCGCCGAGGTGACGCACGCCATCGGCGGCACCCTCCACCTCCACGGCACGGACACCCCCGAGACGGTTGTCGCGGGCACCGTCGACACCGATTCCCGGGAGATGGAGCCGGGCTCGGTCTTCGTCGCCAAGCCCGGCGACGTGACCGACGGGCACCTGTTCGTCGATGTGGCCGCCGAAGCCGGCGCCACGCTCGCGATCGTCGAGCGCCACGTCGAGACGGCGATCTCGCAGATCGTCGTCGCCGACGCCGTCGCCGCGCTGGGTGCCCTCGCCCGCGAGGTGGTGGCACGCGTGCGTGCCGCCGGAGACCTCCGCGTGGTCGGCATCACGGGATCGAACGGCAAGACGACGACGAAGAACCTCCTGGCGCGCATCCTCGAGGTGGAGGGGCCGACGGTCGCCCCGCGAGCGTCGTTCAACAACGAGGTCGGCGCACCCGTCACGATGCTCCGCGTCACCGACGACACCCGCTTCCTCGTCAGCGAGCTCGGCGCCTCGCGGCCGGGCCGCATCGCGGAGCTCGCAGGTCTCATCACGCCCGACATCGGCGTCGTCCTCATGGTCGGGCTCGCCCACGCGGGCGGATTCGGGGGCGTCGAGGCGACGCAGAGGGCGAAGACCGAACTGGTCCAGGCTCTCCGTCCGGGCGGAACCGCGGTCCTCAACGCGGACGACGCCCGTGTCGCGGCGATGGCAGCTGCGGCGCAGGAACGCGGAGCCGACGTCCGGTGGTTCGGACGCGGGACCGCGGCCGACGTTCGCGCAGACGACGTCGAAGTCACGGCATCCGGGACGACCGCGACGGTCCACGTCGACGGCCGTCGACTGCCCCTGCACCTGAAGGTGCTCGGCGAACACCACGTCATGAACGCCCTCGCCGCCATCACGGTCGCTCAGCTGCTCGGTGTCGATCCGGCCGACGCGATCGCGCGCATCGGGACCGTGGAGATCGCGGAGCGCTGGCGGATGCAGCCGCTCGGCGGCGACCGCGTGCGGATCATCAACGACGCCTACAACGCGAGCCCCGACTCCATGGCCGCCGCGCTGCGGACCGTCGCCCAGATCGCCGAGCCGGGACAGCGCAAGGTCGCCGTCCTCGGTGCCATGACGGAGCTCGGCGAGCAGGCCGGGGAGGAGCACGACCGGATCGGGCTCCAGGCCGTGCGGCTGCGCTACGAACGCATCGTCGTCATCGGGACGGCGGCGCGACGCCTCTACCTGGCCGCCATCAGCGAAGGCTCGTGGGACGGCGAAGCCGTCTTCTTCGAGACCGCTGACGAGGCCTACGACTACCTGACGGCCGAGCTCCGCGACGGTGATCGCGTGCTGGTGAAGTCTTCCAACTCCGCCGGGCTCAGGTTCCTCGGCGATCGTCTGGGAGAATTCTTCTCGTGA
- a CDS encoding peptidoglycan D,D-transpeptidase FtsI family protein, giving the protein MTTRATRSPRRRTVVALAVVLVVLVAFVARLIDIQVVNASQHVEDAFSKGMQTTTTLEGARGTIVDANGSPLATSMLRYNVVVDPKLAEGGMSLRDDNGAIVKDDAGDTVMVTWPEIAAEIAEVTDQSPEEVRTMVDDAYAKNPESRYQVIKRLVSTAEFRELDDLGIPFLSFEPVASRSYPDGAVAGNIIGFVGSDGEPLEGVEKLQDSCLEPTSGSIKYQRGANGVTIPGTAVEEPAVDGGTLKLTIDSDLQWYMQQLIAEETDRYQANWGGILVMETATGKIRAIAETDSVDPNDPGASKSEDRGSRLLRTSFEPGSTFKPVTAATAIEQAGVTPETTVTVPDRMVFSNGAVVNDSENHATQNLTLNGGLVTSSNVAMSQFGAMVDPQTRYDYLKKFGAGETDGLGWSGEPERILRPADTWDNQTKYATTFGQAFTVTAVQVANAYQTFANGGVRMPASLVESCTKANGEVVTPKLAKPERVITEETAKEVSLMLENVFAQGTLAEDVELPGYRMGGKTGTAQIPDGHGGYKKNLYFTSLVGFAPADDPKYVVLTVFDEPKKQRMSSANRSVFKKAMAQVLTHYRIMPSGSETPLLPVTG; this is encoded by the coding sequence ATGACGACTCGAGCAACCCGCAGTCCGCGCCGTCGCACCGTCGTCGCCCTCGCCGTCGTCCTGGTCGTCCTGGTCGCCTTCGTCGCCCGCCTCATCGACATCCAGGTCGTCAACGCGAGCCAGCACGTCGAAGACGCCTTCAGCAAGGGCATGCAGACCACGACGACCCTCGAGGGTGCGCGGGGCACCATCGTCGACGCGAACGGCAGCCCGTTGGCCACGAGCATGCTGCGGTACAACGTCGTCGTCGACCCGAAGCTCGCGGAGGGCGGTATGTCCCTCCGCGACGACAATGGCGCGATCGTGAAGGACGACGCCGGCGACACGGTCATGGTCACGTGGCCGGAGATCGCCGCTGAGATCGCCGAGGTGACCGACCAGAGTCCCGAAGAGGTCCGGACGATGGTCGACGACGCCTACGCGAAGAACCCCGAGAGCCGATATCAGGTGATCAAACGGCTCGTGTCGACGGCGGAGTTCCGCGAGCTCGACGATCTCGGCATCCCTTTCCTCTCGTTCGAGCCGGTCGCCTCGCGGTCGTACCCCGACGGCGCGGTGGCGGGAAACATCATCGGCTTCGTCGGCTCGGACGGGGAGCCCCTCGAAGGGGTCGAGAAGCTGCAGGACTCGTGCCTCGAACCCACGAGCGGGAGCATCAAGTACCAGCGCGGCGCGAACGGCGTGACGATCCCCGGTACGGCGGTCGAGGAGCCTGCCGTGGACGGAGGCACCCTCAAGCTGACGATCGACTCCGATCTGCAGTGGTACATGCAGCAGCTGATCGCGGAGGAGACCGACCGCTACCAGGCCAACTGGGGCGGGATCCTCGTGATGGAGACCGCCACAGGCAAGATCCGAGCGATCGCGGAGACGGACTCCGTCGACCCCAACGACCCGGGCGCCAGCAAGTCCGAGGACCGGGGCTCACGCCTCCTGCGGACCTCGTTCGAGCCCGGCTCGACCTTCAAGCCCGTCACGGCGGCGACGGCGATCGAACAGGCGGGCGTCACGCCGGAGACGACGGTCACCGTCCCCGATCGCATGGTGTTCTCCAACGGAGCCGTCGTGAACGACTCCGAGAACCACGCGACGCAGAACCTCACCCTCAACGGTGGCCTCGTGACCTCGTCGAACGTGGCGATGTCGCAGTTCGGCGCGATGGTGGATCCGCAGACCCGGTACGACTACCTCAAGAAGTTCGGTGCCGGCGAAACCGACGGTCTGGGCTGGTCGGGAGAGCCCGAACGGATCCTCCGACCCGCCGACACGTGGGACAACCAGACGAAGTACGCGACGACCTTCGGTCAGGCCTTCACCGTGACGGCCGTCCAGGTCGCGAACGCGTACCAGACCTTCGCCAACGGCGGTGTCCGGATGCCGGCATCCCTCGTCGAATCGTGCACGAAGGCGAACGGCGAGGTCGTCACACCGAAGCTCGCGAAGCCCGAACGCGTCATCACAGAGGAGACGGCGAAGGAGGTCTCGCTCATGCTCGAGAACGTGTTCGCACAGGGCACGCTCGCCGAGGACGTCGAACTCCCCGGGTACCGGATGGGCGGCAAGACGGGCACCGCGCAGATCCCCGACGGTCACGGCGGATACAAGAAGAACCTGTACTTCACCTCACTGGTCGGCTTCGCTCCGGCCGATGATCCGAAGTATGTTGTCCTGACGGTCTTCGACGAGCCCAAGAAGCAGCGCATGTCGTCGGCCAACCGTTCGGTGTTCAAGAAGGCGATGGCGCAGGTGCTCACGCACTACCGCATCATGCCGTCGGGTTCGGAGACCCCCCTCCTTCCCGTCACCGGCTGA
- the ftsW gene encoding putative lipid II flippase FtsW — translation MTTTTDRPAPSDPADRGSSAFTARVGLGKVFAPVPSEFLLIASTALILTIFGLVMVLSATMATSGAGGPFETAIKQGVFAVVGIPLMFVLSRLPMLFWKRISWIALIGALFLQLLVFTPLGFADGGNRNWIMIAGNQLQPSEFLKLAFALWLAYVLYRKQTLLGDWRHVFIPVVPVAIIVIGSVVAGKDLGTAMILVLILLAALFFSGVRLRIFVIPLVLAVGAVAFLAITSPDRMRRIMSFMNPDCLADYYGDCYQPLHGIWGLASGGVFGLGLGNSREKYAWLPAASHDYIFAIVGEELGLIGCVVVLAMFTLFAIGAFHVIRKTPDPFIRIAAGAVTVWIVGQALINIGVVLRVFPVLGVPLPFMSQGGTSLMSVLLACGALLAFARTLPTSAPGAAPARR, via the coding sequence GTGACAACCACGACCGACCGTCCGGCCCCGTCGGATCCGGCTGACCGCGGCTCGTCCGCTTTCACGGCGCGCGTCGGTCTTGGGAAGGTCTTCGCGCCGGTCCCGAGCGAGTTCCTCCTCATCGCCTCGACGGCGCTGATCCTGACGATTTTCGGCCTCGTGATGGTGCTGTCGGCGACGATGGCGACCTCCGGAGCGGGCGGTCCGTTCGAGACGGCGATCAAGCAGGGCGTGTTCGCTGTGGTCGGCATCCCGCTGATGTTCGTGCTGAGCCGGTTGCCGATGCTGTTCTGGAAGCGCATCTCCTGGATCGCGCTGATCGGGGCGCTCTTCCTCCAGCTGCTCGTTTTCACCCCGCTGGGGTTCGCGGACGGCGGTAACCGCAACTGGATCATGATCGCGGGAAACCAGCTCCAGCCCTCGGAGTTCCTCAAACTCGCCTTCGCCCTGTGGCTCGCCTACGTCCTCTACCGCAAGCAGACGCTCCTCGGTGACTGGCGGCACGTCTTCATCCCCGTCGTCCCGGTCGCCATCATCGTCATCGGGTCAGTCGTGGCAGGCAAGGACCTCGGCACAGCCATGATCCTCGTGCTGATCCTCCTCGCGGCCCTGTTCTTCTCCGGCGTGCGACTCCGGATCTTCGTCATCCCGCTCGTGCTGGCAGTGGGCGCTGTCGCCTTCTTGGCGATCACGAGTCCGGACCGGATGCGGCGCATCATGAGCTTCATGAACCCGGACTGCCTCGCGGACTACTACGGCGACTGCTATCAGCCGCTCCACGGCATCTGGGGGCTCGCAAGCGGCGGTGTCTTCGGGCTCGGGCTCGGCAATTCTCGAGAGAAGTACGCGTGGTTGCCAGCGGCATCCCACGACTACATCTTCGCGATCGTGGGCGAGGAGCTCGGCCTCATCGGGTGCGTCGTGGTGCTGGCGATGTTCACACTCTTCGCCATCGGTGCGTTCCATGTGATCCGGAAGACTCCCGACCCCTTCATCCGCATCGCCGCGGGGGCGGTGACCGTCTGGATCGTCGGTCAGGCCCTCATCAACATCGGCGTCGTGCTTCGGGTCTTCCCGGTACTTGGCGTTCCGCTCCCGTTCATGTCCCAAGGCGGCACGTCGCTGATGTCGGTGCTTCTTGCCTGCGGGGCACTGCTCGCGTTCG
- the mraY gene encoding phospho-N-acetylmuramoyl-pentapeptide-transferase — translation MRSLLAAATISLAFTLFLTPLFIRLFRKIGWGQVIRTPEDAHNPSHHTKRGTPTMGGIVFVLGTIVGFFVGSYTGGTEPTISGLLVLWMMVGLGIIGFIDDYMKVRSQRSLGLSGWRKIVGQIAVAVPFAIMALNFPNQYGETPGSAYISFFRDIPTLSFMALGAVVGWILYLLWISFMSVAWSNATNLTDGLDGLATGAGIFTVSAYSLVTFWQLQQRCHSAALVTEYTAACYDTRDPMGLTIVAASFVGALVGFLWWNAPKAKMFMGDVGSMAIGGVVVAMAVLSRTEILSIVLAGVFIIAPASVILQRYYFKATGGKRLFLMSPFHHHLEMRGWPEITIVVRMWVIAGILAIFGVALFYVGWLAAL, via the coding sequence GTGAGATCCCTGTTGGCCGCTGCGACGATCTCGCTGGCATTCACCCTGTTCCTGACACCGCTGTTCATCCGCCTGTTCCGGAAGATCGGGTGGGGCCAGGTCATCCGCACCCCCGAGGATGCGCACAACCCGAGTCACCACACCAAGCGCGGGACGCCCACCATGGGCGGCATCGTCTTCGTCCTGGGGACCATCGTCGGGTTCTTCGTCGGCAGCTACACCGGTGGCACGGAGCCCACGATCTCCGGTCTGCTCGTGCTCTGGATGATGGTAGGCCTCGGCATCATCGGCTTCATCGACGACTACATGAAGGTGCGGTCGCAGCGGAGCCTCGGCCTGTCGGGATGGCGCAAGATCGTCGGCCAGATCGCCGTCGCCGTCCCCTTCGCCATCATGGCGCTGAACTTCCCGAACCAGTACGGCGAGACTCCTGGTTCCGCCTACATCTCGTTCTTCCGCGACATCCCGACGCTCTCCTTCATGGCGCTCGGCGCCGTCGTCGGCTGGATCCTCTACCTCCTGTGGATCTCGTTCATGTCGGTCGCGTGGTCGAACGCCACGAACCTGACGGACGGGCTGGACGGCCTCGCCACGGGAGCCGGCATCTTCACGGTGTCCGCCTACAGCCTCGTGACGTTCTGGCAGCTGCAGCAGCGCTGCCACTCAGCCGCACTGGTGACCGAGTACACGGCCGCCTGCTACGACACGCGGGACCCCATGGGCCTCACGATCGTCGCCGCCTCGTTCGTCGGCGCCCTCGTCGGGTTCCTCTGGTGGAACGCCCCCAAGGCAAAGATGTTCATGGGCGACGTGGGCTCGATGGCGATCGGCGGTGTCGTCGTCGCGATGGCCGTTCTGAGCCGTACCGAGATCCTCTCCATCGTCCTCGCGGGCGTCTTCATCATCGCTCCCGCGTCAGTCATCCTGCAGCGCTACTACTTCAAGGCGACGGGCGGCAAACGGCTGTTCCTCATGAGCCCCTTCCACCACCACCTCGAGATGCGCGGGTGGCCCGAGATCACGATCGTCGTCCGGATGTGGGTCATCGCCGGCATCCTCGCCATCTTCGGGGTCGCCCTGTTCTACGTCGGTTGGCTGGCTGCACTGTGA
- the rsmH gene encoding 16S rRNA (cytosine(1402)-N(4))-methyltransferase RsmH, whose translation MAHDEIHTPVLLDRCIELLAPALQHDGAVVVDATLGMGGHSEALLERFPQVRLIGLDRDTDALRIAGERLARFGDRVDLVHTVYDGIADAVSSVGVRRADGILFDLGVSSLQLDEADRGFAYSKDAPLDMRMDQSAGTTAADIVATYGEGDLRRIFERYGEEKLAGRYARAIIAARQDAPIERSAQLVDILVAATPIAVQRERSGHPAKRVFQALRIEVNGELTVLERALPAALGILPVSGRIVVMSYQSLEDRLVKRVLAEATRSTAPAGLPIEPPEHAPRFQLLTKGAELASDEEKIRNPRATPVRLRAAERVREAS comes from the coding sequence ATGGCCCACGACGAGATCCACACCCCCGTCCTGCTCGACCGTTGCATCGAGCTGTTGGCGCCTGCGCTGCAGCACGACGGCGCGGTCGTCGTCGACGCGACGCTCGGGATGGGCGGACACTCCGAGGCGCTTCTCGAACGCTTCCCCCAGGTGCGTCTGATCGGCCTCGACCGCGACACGGATGCGCTGCGCATCGCGGGGGAGCGGCTCGCCCGCTTCGGCGACCGCGTGGACCTCGTGCACACCGTCTACGACGGCATCGCCGACGCCGTCTCGAGCGTGGGCGTCCGCCGGGCCGACGGCATCCTCTTCGATCTCGGTGTCTCGTCGCTGCAGCTCGACGAAGCGGACCGCGGCTTCGCCTACTCGAAGGACGCGCCCCTCGACATGCGGATGGATCAGTCCGCGGGGACGACGGCCGCCGACATCGTCGCGACGTACGGAGAGGGCGATCTGCGTCGCATCTTCGAACGCTACGGCGAGGAGAAGCTCGCCGGTCGTTACGCGCGGGCGATCATCGCCGCCCGTCAGGACGCCCCCATCGAGCGGTCCGCGCAGCTCGTCGACATCTTGGTCGCCGCGACGCCGATCGCCGTTCAGCGCGAGCGCAGCGGGCACCCCGCCAAGCGCGTCTTCCAGGCTCTGCGCATCGAGGTCAACGGCGAGCTGACGGTCCTCGAGCGCGCCCTGCCCGCGGCGCTCGGCATCCTGCCCGTCTCGGGCCGGATCGTCGTCATGTCGTACCAGTCGCTGGAAGACCGACTCGTGAAGCGCGTTCTCGCCGAAGCGACCAGGTCGACCGCTCCCGCCGGGCTTCCGATCGAACCGCCCGAGCATGCCCCCCGTTTCCAGCTCCTCACCAAGGGTGCAGAGCTGGCGTCCGACGAAGAGAAGATCCGTAACCCCCGTGCCACCCCGGTGCGGCTGCGTGCGGCCGAGAGAGTGAGGGAGGCGTCATGA
- the murD gene encoding UDP-N-acetylmuramoyl-L-alanine--D-glutamate ligase, whose amino-acid sequence MTADLDRLTSWHADWSGLRVAVLGLSMTGFSVADTLAELGSDVLVVTETASEEYARLLPVIGASLWEGALDAVPDELIAHRPDVVIASPGFPPHHAVVAWAREAGVAVWGDIELAWRVRDKVLRPDGTPAEWMLITGTNGKTTTTQLTATMLVAGGLRAAPCGNIGVPVLDAVRDPAGFDVLVVEVSSHQLWYLSLSDAAGRVSPHASVCLNLAADHLEWHGSFDAYRDAKAVVYRQTRVACVYNKSDVATREMVEDAEVVEGCRAIGFDLGVPGPSDLGVVDGILVDRAFLDERRTNALELTTVEDLAESGLAAPHVVANILAAAALARSIDVPPAAVRDALRTFRLDPHRIEVVAVADGVTWVDDSKATNPHAAASSLQAYPGAVWVVGGLLKGVDIDDLIASRGPAVAAAIVIGVERADIVGAFARHAPTVPVFEVDHAQTEDVMTEVVALAAGVAQDGDVVLLAPAAASFDQFASYSDRGRRFAAAVNARIGKDAGDNHDRPSGPVGSG is encoded by the coding sequence GTGACCGCTGACCTCGATCGCCTGACGAGCTGGCACGCGGACTGGTCGGGACTGCGGGTCGCGGTCCTCGGCCTGTCGATGACGGGATTCTCGGTCGCGGACACCCTGGCCGAGCTCGGCTCCGACGTCCTGGTCGTGACCGAGACGGCGAGCGAGGAGTACGCGCGTCTGCTGCCGGTCATAGGTGCGAGCCTCTGGGAGGGGGCGCTCGACGCCGTCCCCGACGAGCTGATCGCCCACCGCCCCGACGTCGTCATCGCGTCGCCGGGCTTCCCCCCGCATCACGCCGTCGTCGCATGGGCGCGCGAAGCGGGAGTCGCCGTGTGGGGCGACATCGAGCTCGCGTGGCGCGTCCGCGACAAGGTCCTCCGTCCCGACGGAACGCCGGCCGAATGGATGCTCATCACGGGCACCAACGGCAAGACGACCACGACGCAACTCACGGCCACGATGCTCGTGGCGGGAGGCCTCCGCGCCGCCCCGTGCGGGAACATCGGCGTGCCGGTCCTCGACGCCGTCCGCGACCCCGCGGGGTTCGACGTGCTCGTGGTCGAGGTCTCGAGCCATCAGCTCTGGTACCTGAGTCTCTCGGATGCCGCGGGTCGGGTGTCGCCGCACGCCAGCGTCTGCCTCAACCTCGCTGCGGACCACCTCGAGTGGCACGGCTCTTTCGACGCGTACCGGGACGCGAAGGCTGTCGTCTACCGGCAGACGCGCGTGGCCTGCGTCTACAACAAGAGCGACGTCGCGACGCGCGAGATGGTCGAGGACGCCGAAGTCGTCGAGGGATGCCGCGCCATCGGGTTCGATCTCGGCGTCCCGGGCCCGAGCGACCTCGGTGTCGTCGACGGCATCCTCGTCGACCGTGCCTTCCTCGATGAGCGCCGCACGAACGCGCTGGAACTCACCACCGTCGAGGACCTCGCCGAGTCCGGTCTGGCCGCTCCGCACGTCGTGGCGAACATCCTCGCCGCCGCTGCACTCGCCCGTTCGATCGACGTCCCTCCTGCCGCCGTCCGAGACGCCCTGCGCACCTTCCGTCTCGATCCGCACCGGATCGAGGTCGTCGCCGTCGCCGACGGCGTGACGTGGGTCGACGACTCCAAGGCGACGAACCCGCACGCGGCGGCATCCTCCCTCCAGGCCTACCCGGGTGCCGTCTGGGTCGTCGGCGGCCTTCTGAAGGGTGTCGACATCGACGATCTGATCGCGTCTCGCGGCCCTGCGGTCGCGGCGGCGATCGTGATCGGCGTCGAGCGCGCCGACATCGTGGGGGCTTTCGCGCGACACGCCCCGACGGTTCCGGTGTTCGAGGTCGACCACGCTCAGACTGAGGACGTCATGACCGAGGTCGTCGCGTTGGCGGCGGGCGTCGCGCAGGACGGAGACGTGGTCCTCCTCGCTCCGGCAGCGGCATCCTTCGACCAGTTCGCCTCGTACTCGGATCGCGGCCGGCGCTTCGCCGCCGCAGTGAACGCACGGATCGGAAAGGACGCCGGTGACAACCACGACCGACCGTCCGGCCCCGTCGGATCCGGCTGA